In one Pseudomonas purpurea genomic region, the following are encoded:
- a CDS encoding carbohydrate ABC transporter permease, with product MTKRKLVPLLIYILFLLVPIYWLLNMSFKSNTEILGGLTLFPQDFTLANYKVIFTDPSWYTGYLNSLYYVSLNTVISLSVALPAAYAFSRYRFLGDKHLFFWLLTNRMAPPAVFLLPFFQLYSSIGLFDTHIAVALAHCLFNVPLAVWILEGFMSGVPKEIDETAYIDGYSFPKFFVKIFIPLIGSGIGVTAFFCFMFSWVELLLARTLTSVNAKPIAAVMTRTVSASGIDWGVLAAAGVLTILPGMLVIWFVRNHVAKGFALGPGVRS from the coding sequence ATGACTAAACGAAAGTTAGTGCCTCTGTTGATCTACATCCTGTTCCTGCTGGTGCCGATCTATTGGCTGCTGAACATGTCGTTCAAGAGCAACACCGAAATCCTCGGTGGCCTGACGCTGTTTCCCCAGGATTTCACCCTGGCCAACTACAAGGTGATTTTCACCGACCCGAGTTGGTACACCGGCTACCTGAACTCGCTGTATTACGTGAGCCTGAACACGGTGATTTCCCTGAGCGTGGCGCTGCCAGCGGCCTATGCGTTTTCGCGCTATCGGTTTCTTGGCGACAAGCACCTGTTCTTCTGGCTGCTGACCAACCGCATGGCGCCACCGGCGGTGTTCCTGCTGCCGTTCTTTCAGCTCTATTCGTCTATCGGCCTGTTCGATACCCACATCGCGGTGGCGTTGGCGCACTGCCTGTTCAATGTGCCACTGGCGGTGTGGATTCTTGAGGGCTTCATGTCCGGGGTGCCGAAGGAAATCGACGAAACCGCCTACATCGACGGCTACAGTTTTCCCAAGTTTTTCGTGAAGATTTTCATCCCGCTGATTGGTTCGGGCATCGGCGTGACGGCGTTTTTCTGCTTCATGTTTTCCTGGGTCGAACTGCTGCTGGCACGCACGCTGACCTCGGTCAACGCCAAGCCGATTGCGGCGGTGATGACCCGCACCGTGTCGGCGTCCGGCATTGACTGGGGCGTGCTGGCGGCCGCCGGGGTACTGACCATCCTGCCGGGCATGCTGGTGATCTGGTTTGTCCGTAACCATGTGGCCAAGGGCTTTGCCCTGGGGCCGGGTGTGAGGAGCTGA
- a CDS encoding carbohydrate ABC transporter permease, with amino-acid sequence MNKVQNNKAWWLVLPVFLLVAFSAVIPMMTVVNYSVQDIFDQSSRYFVGADWYKQVLLDPRLHDSLLRQFIYSACVLLIEIPLGIAIALTMPTKGRWSSLVLIVMAIPLLIPWNVVGTIWQIFGRADIGLLGSTLNAMGISYNYAANTMDAWVTVLVMDVWHWTSLVALLCFSGLRAIPDVYYQAARIDRASSWAVFRHIQLPKLKSVLLIAVMLRFMDSFMIYTEPFVLTGGGPGNATTFLSQTLTQMAVGQFDLGPAAAFSLVYFLIILLVSWLFYTAMTHSDANR; translated from the coding sequence ATGAACAAGGTGCAGAACAACAAGGCCTGGTGGCTGGTACTGCCGGTGTTCCTGCTGGTGGCGTTCAGTGCCGTGATCCCGATGATGACGGTGGTCAATTACTCGGTGCAGGACATTTTTGACCAGTCGAGCCGCTATTTCGTCGGCGCCGACTGGTACAAACAGGTACTGCTTGACCCGCGTCTGCATGACTCGCTGTTGCGCCAGTTCATCTATTCCGCCTGCGTGCTGCTGATCGAAATTCCGCTGGGCATCGCCATCGCCCTGACCATGCCGACCAAGGGACGCTGGTCGTCGTTGGTGCTGATCGTCATGGCGATTCCGCTGCTGATCCCGTGGAACGTGGTCGGTACTATCTGGCAGATTTTTGGCCGGGCCGATATCGGGTTGCTCGGCTCGACGCTGAACGCCATGGGCATCAGCTACAACTATGCGGCCAACACCATGGACGCCTGGGTCACGGTGCTGGTGATGGACGTCTGGCACTGGACCTCGCTGGTGGCGCTGTTGTGTTTCTCGGGGTTGCGGGCCATTCCGGACGTGTATTACCAGGCTGCGCGGATTGACCGGGCGTCGAGCTGGGCGGTGTTCCGGCACATCCAGTTGCCCAAGCTCAAGAGCGTGCTGCTGATCGCGGTGATGCTGCGCTTCATGGACAGCTTCATGATCTATACCGAACCGTTTGTGCTGACGGGCGGCGGGCCGGGTAACGCGACGACGTTCCTCAGCCAGACCCTGACCCAAATGGCGGTCGGCCAGTTCGACCTGGGGCCTGCGGCGGCGTTTTCACTGGTGTACTTCCTGATCATCCTGTTGGTGTCCTGGCTGTTCTATACCGCCATGACTCACTCCGACGCCAACCGCTGA
- a CDS encoding ABC transporter ATP-binding protein: MAEIHLQNLAHSYTRTPAGPEDYAIREMNHVWEQGGAYALLGPSGCGKSTLLNIISGLLSPSEGQVLFDNKVVNQLTPEKRNIAQVFQFPVVYDTMTVFDNLAFPLRNQGMVEAKVHSKVQEIAEVLDLQALLYKKARNLTADEKQKVSMGRGLVRDDVSAILFDEPLTVIDPHLKWKLRRKLKQIHEQFNITMVYVTHDQLEASTFADKIAVMYGGQIVQFGTPRELFERPSHTFVGYFIGSPGMNLMDVTPSASGVSFGSTDLPLSEALQRRIAETDWKTLKVGIRPEFIHVWDEPYEEALQAKVIHVEDLGTYKIMTLNLDGVPLKVRLTEDKLVPQGTAYISFPAQWLMVYADDYLLEVQP, from the coding sequence ATGGCCGAAATCCATTTGCAGAACCTTGCCCACAGCTACACCCGCACACCTGCCGGGCCTGAGGATTATGCAATCCGCGAGATGAATCACGTCTGGGAGCAGGGCGGTGCCTATGCCTTGCTCGGGCCGTCCGGGTGCGGCAAGTCGACCTTGCTCAACATCATCTCCGGCCTGCTCAGCCCTTCGGAAGGTCAGGTGCTGTTTGACAACAAAGTGGTTAATCAACTGACCCCGGAGAAGCGCAACATTGCCCAGGTTTTTCAGTTCCCGGTGGTCTACGACACCATGACGGTGTTCGACAACCTGGCGTTTCCGCTGCGCAATCAGGGCATGGTCGAGGCGAAAGTCCACAGCAAAGTGCAGGAAATCGCTGAAGTCCTCGACCTTCAAGCGCTGCTGTACAAGAAGGCCCGTAACCTCACTGCCGACGAAAAACAGAAAGTCTCCATGGGTCGTGGGCTGGTGCGTGATGACGTGTCGGCGATCCTCTTCGACGAGCCACTGACGGTGATCGACCCGCACCTGAAGTGGAAGCTGCGGCGCAAGCTCAAGCAGATTCACGAGCAGTTCAACATCACCATGGTCTACGTGACCCACGATCAACTTGAAGCCTCGACTTTCGCCGACAAGATCGCGGTGATGTATGGCGGGCAGATCGTGCAGTTCGGCACGCCGCGAGAGCTGTTCGAGCGGCCGAGCCACACCTTTGTCGGCTATTTCATCGGCAGCCCGGGGATGAACCTGATGGATGTCACGCCGAGTGCCAGCGGTGTGAGTTTCGGTTCGACCGACTTGCCCTTGTCCGAAGCCTTGCAACGGCGTATTGCCGAAACCGACTGGAAAACCCTGAAGGTCGGGATTCGCCCGGAGTTCATCCACGTCTGGGACGAGCCTTATGAAGAGGCGCTGCAAGCTAAGGTGATTCACGTCGAAGACCTGGGCACCTACAAGATCATGACCCTGAACCTGGACGGCGTACCGCTCAAAGTACGCCTGACGGAAGACAAACTGGTGCCGCAGGGCACGGCGTACATCAGTTTTCCGGCGCAGTGGCTGATGGTCTATGCCGATGACTATTTGCTGGAGGTCCAGCCATGA
- a CDS encoding ABC transporter ATP-binding protein, with protein sequence MSLTLEHVSRTVEGQLWIDDANLRFEPGSFNVLLGRTLSGKTSLMRLMAGLDKPDSGRILMNGVDVTRRPVRLRNVSMVYQQFINYPTMTVFENIASPLRQAGVPAELIQSKVLETARMLRIEKFLQRHPLELSGGQQQRTAMARALVKDAELILFDEPLVNLDYKLREELRQEMRELFKARHTIAVYATTEPNEALALGGTTTILHEGRVIQSGHTAEVYHQPQTVLAAELFSEPPINLMPGRIAGNEVSFANFVHFPLNVDLRPVGEGEFRFGVRPSHISLVPSNDDDLELAVTVEVAEISGSETFLHVRNEHFLLVLHLPGVHEYDVDAPIRIYIPTHKLFVFDGQGRLLQAPGRRVSRVA encoded by the coding sequence ATGTCATTAACGCTGGAGCACGTCAGTCGCACCGTCGAGGGTCAACTCTGGATCGACGATGCGAACCTGCGCTTCGAACCCGGTTCTTTCAATGTCTTGCTGGGGCGCACGCTGTCCGGCAAGACCAGCCTGATGCGCTTGATGGCCGGTCTCGACAAGCCTGACAGCGGACGCATCCTGATGAACGGCGTAGATGTCACCCGCCGCCCGGTTCGGCTGCGCAACGTGTCGATGGTCTATCAGCAGTTCATCAACTACCCGACCATGACCGTGTTCGAGAACATCGCCTCGCCGTTGCGCCAGGCTGGGGTCCCGGCCGAGCTGATCCAGAGCAAAGTGCTGGAAACCGCGCGCATGTTGCGCATCGAAAAATTCCTGCAACGCCATCCGCTGGAACTGTCCGGTGGCCAGCAGCAACGCACGGCGATGGCGCGGGCGCTGGTCAAGGACGCCGAACTGATTCTGTTCGATGAGCCGCTGGTAAACCTTGACTACAAGCTGCGCGAAGAACTGCGCCAGGAAATGCGCGAGCTGTTCAAGGCGCGCCACACCATTGCCGTCTACGCCACCACCGAACCTAACGAAGCGCTGGCGCTGGGTGGCACCACGACCATTCTTCACGAGGGCCGGGTGATCCAGAGCGGCCACACCGCCGAGGTCTATCACCAGCCGCAAACTGTACTGGCCGCCGAGCTGTTTTCCGAACCGCCGATCAACTTGATGCCGGGGCGCATTGCCGGTAACGAGGTGAGCTTCGCCAATTTCGTGCACTTCCCGCTGAACGTCGATTTGCGCCCGGTGGGCGAGGGCGAGTTCCGCTTCGGCGTGCGGCCCAGCCATATCTCGCTGGTGCCCAGCAACGATGATGACCTGGAACTGGCCGTGACCGTGGAAGTGGCGGAAATCAGCGGTTCGGAAACGTTCCTGCATGTACGCAACGAGCATTTCCTGCTGGTGCTGCACTTGCCTGGGGTCCACGAATACGACGTCGATGCACCGATTCGCATCTATATCCCGACCCATAAACTGTTTGTGTTCGATGGCCAGGGGCGGCTGCTCCAGGCTCCCGGACGCCGCGTTTCGAGGGTTGCCTGA